A region from the Paraburkholderia youngii genome encodes:
- a CDS encoding carboxyl transferase domain-containing protein, giving the protein MPIIESKLNPRSDDFRANAAALEALVADLRAKIEQLAQGGGQAARDKHTSRGKLLPRERIAYLLDPGTPFLELSQLAAYGMYNDDAPGAGVITGIGRIAGQECVIVCNDATVKGGTYYPVTVKKHVRAQEIASENRLPCVYLVDSGGANLPNQDDVFPDRDHFGRIFYNQANLSAAGIPQIAVVMGSCTAGGAYVPAMSDESIIVKNQGTIFLGGPPLVKAATGEVVSAEDLGGGDVHTRLSGVVDHLAQNDAHALGIARSIVGNLNRVKPTPLALQEPKPPRYDTHSIYGVIPVDTRKPFDIREVIARIVDDSAFDEFKARYGTTLVTGFAHIWGHPVGIVANNGILFSESALKGTHFIELCCQRKIPLVFLQNITGFMVGRKYENEGIARNGAKMVTAVATAKVPKFTVIIGGSFGAGNYGMCGRAYSPRFLWMWPNARISVMGGEQAASVLATVKRDGIEAKGGSWSAEEEEAFKQPIREQYEHQGHPYYASARLWDDGVIDPAQTRDVLGLGLSAAMNAPIEDTRFGVFRM; this is encoded by the coding sequence ATGCCGATCATCGAATCAAAACTGAACCCCCGCTCGGACGACTTCCGCGCGAACGCGGCGGCGCTCGAAGCGCTGGTCGCCGATCTGCGCGCGAAGATCGAGCAGCTCGCGCAGGGCGGCGGCCAGGCCGCGCGCGACAAGCACACGAGCCGCGGCAAACTGCTGCCGCGCGAGCGGATCGCATACCTGCTCGATCCGGGCACGCCGTTCCTCGAACTGTCGCAACTGGCCGCGTACGGCATGTATAACGACGACGCGCCGGGCGCGGGCGTGATCACCGGCATCGGCCGCATCGCGGGGCAGGAGTGCGTGATCGTCTGCAACGACGCGACCGTGAAGGGCGGCACCTACTATCCGGTCACGGTCAAGAAGCACGTGCGCGCGCAGGAAATCGCCAGCGAGAACCGCTTGCCGTGCGTGTACCTCGTCGACTCGGGCGGCGCGAATCTGCCGAATCAGGACGACGTGTTTCCCGATCGCGATCACTTCGGCCGCATCTTCTACAACCAGGCGAATCTGTCGGCGGCGGGCATTCCGCAGATCGCGGTCGTGATGGGCTCGTGCACCGCGGGCGGCGCGTATGTGCCGGCGATGAGCGACGAGTCGATCATCGTGAAGAACCAGGGGACGATTTTTCTCGGCGGACCGCCGCTCGTCAAAGCCGCGACCGGCGAAGTGGTCAGCGCCGAAGATCTCGGCGGCGGCGACGTGCATACGCGTCTGTCGGGCGTCGTCGATCATCTCGCGCAGAACGATGCGCATGCGCTCGGGATCGCGCGCAGCATCGTCGGCAATCTGAATCGTGTGAAGCCGACGCCGCTCGCGTTGCAGGAGCCGAAGCCGCCGCGGTACGACACGCACAGCATCTACGGCGTGATTCCGGTCGACACGCGCAAGCCGTTCGATATCCGCGAGGTGATCGCGCGCATCGTCGACGATTCCGCGTTCGACGAATTCAAGGCGCGCTACGGCACGACGCTCGTGACGGGCTTCGCGCATATCTGGGGGCATCCGGTCGGCATCGTCGCGAACAACGGCATTCTGTTTTCGGAGTCGGCGTTAAAGGGCACGCACTTCATCGAGCTGTGCTGCCAGCGCAAGATTCCGCTCGTGTTCCTGCAGAACATCACCGGCTTCATGGTCGGCCGCAAGTACGAAAACGAAGGCATCGCGCGAAACGGCGCGAAGATGGTGACGGCCGTTGCGACCGCTAAGGTGCCGAAGTTCACGGTGATCATCGGCGGCTCGTTCGGCGCGGGCAACTACGGCATGTGCGGCCGCGCGTATTCGCCGCGCTTCCTGTGGATGTGGCCGAACGCGCGCATCTCGGTGATGGGCGGCGAGCAGGCGGCGTCGGTGCTCGCCACGGTCAAGCGCGACGGCATCGAAGCGAAGGGCGGCAGCTGGAGCGCGGAGGAAGAAGAGGCGTTCAAGCAGCCGATCCGCGAGCAATACGAGCATCAGGG
- a CDS encoding isovaleryl-CoA dehydrogenase encodes MPNLPGLQFPLGEEIEMLRDSIASFAAKEIAPRAAEIDRTDQFPMDLWRKFGDLGVLGMTVSEEYGGANMGYTAHMVAMEEISRASASVGLSYGAHSNLCVNQIHRNGTEAQKRKYLPKLVSGEHVGALAMSEPNAGSDVVSMKLRAEKKGDRYVLNGTKMWITNGPDCDTLVVYAKTDPEANSRGITAFIVEKGMKGFSVAQKLDKLGMRGSHTGELVFQDVEVPEENILGELNGGVKVLMSGLDYERAVLAGGPTGIMVAVMDAVVPYIHDRKQFGQSIGEFQLIQGKVADLYTTLQACRAYLYAVGRQLDTLGNEHVRQVRKDCAGVILYTAEKATWMAGEAIQILGGNGYINEYPVGRLWRDAKLYEIGAGTSEIRRMLIGRELFAETL; translated from the coding sequence ATGCCCAATCTGCCCGGTTTGCAGTTCCCGCTCGGCGAAGAGATCGAAATGCTGCGCGACAGCATTGCGTCGTTCGCCGCCAAAGAAATCGCGCCGCGCGCCGCAGAAATCGATCGCACCGATCAGTTTCCGATGGACCTGTGGCGCAAGTTCGGTGACCTCGGCGTGCTCGGCATGACGGTCTCCGAAGAGTACGGCGGCGCGAACATGGGCTACACCGCGCACATGGTCGCGATGGAGGAAATTTCGCGTGCGTCGGCCTCGGTCGGCCTGTCGTACGGCGCGCATTCGAACCTGTGCGTGAACCAGATTCATCGCAACGGCACCGAAGCGCAGAAGCGCAAGTATCTGCCGAAGCTCGTATCGGGCGAGCACGTCGGCGCGCTCGCGATGAGCGAGCCGAACGCAGGCTCGGACGTGGTCAGCATGAAGCTGCGCGCCGAGAAGAAGGGTGATCGCTACGTGCTGAACGGCACCAAGATGTGGATCACCAACGGCCCCGACTGCGACACGCTGGTCGTCTATGCGAAGACCGATCCCGAAGCGAATTCGCGCGGCATTACCGCGTTCATCGTCGAGAAGGGCATGAAGGGTTTCTCGGTCGCGCAGAAGCTCGACAAGCTCGGCATGCGCGGCTCGCACACCGGCGAGCTGGTGTTCCAGGACGTCGAAGTGCCGGAGGAAAACATCCTCGGCGAGCTGAACGGCGGCGTCAAAGTGCTGATGAGCGGTCTCGACTACGAACGCGCGGTGCTCGCGGGTGGCCCGACCGGCATCATGGTCGCGGTAATGGACGCGGTGGTGCCGTATATCCACGACCGCAAGCAGTTCGGCCAGTCGATCGGCGAGTTCCAGCTGATCCAGGGCAAGGTCGCCGACCTGTACACGACCTTGCAGGCATGCCGTGCGTATCTATACGCGGTGGGCCGCCAACTCGACACGCTCGGTAACGAGCACGTGCGCCAGGTCCGCAAGGACTGCGCGGGCGTGATCCTGTACACGGCGGAGAAAGCCACGTGGATGGCCGGCGAGGCGATCCAGATTCTCGGCGGCAATGGTTATATCAACGAGTATCCGGTCGGGCGCCTGTGGCGCGATGCGAAGCTCTATGAAATCGGCGCGGGCACGAGCGAGATCCGCCGCATGCTGATCGGCCGGGAGCTGTTCGCCGAAACGCTGTGA
- a CDS encoding TetR/AcrR family transcriptional regulator, which yields MTVAEKAGLPVSRRQPAGRKSQQRVKEILQAGRDVFSEKGYERATTAEIAQRLGISEATVFSYFRGKRELCARVIGDWYDEIIDAIEAGLPRDGDVRQQFAFIVRMHLRLMLVNGTDLCALVLSEGRARHHELSEALTELQRRYTAPLMRVLAQGQQSGEIRADMPLRLLRSMVFGPMEHVLWDATLANRQIDIEATADQLIDVLWAALTPPDLALSALQRFHVEVAAASRRFDEASAARRKKSG from the coding sequence ATGACGGTTGCCGAGAAGGCCGGATTACCTGTCTCGCGTCGCCAGCCGGCCGGGCGCAAGTCACAGCAGCGCGTGAAGGAGATCCTTCAGGCGGGGCGCGACGTGTTTTCCGAAAAGGGCTACGAGCGCGCGACGACCGCGGAAATCGCGCAGCGCCTCGGCATTTCCGAGGCGACGGTGTTCAGCTACTTTCGCGGCAAGCGCGAGTTGTGCGCCCGGGTCATCGGCGATTGGTACGACGAGATCATCGACGCGATCGAAGCGGGCCTGCCGCGCGACGGCGACGTGCGCCAGCAGTTCGCGTTCATCGTGCGCATGCATCTGCGGCTGATGCTCGTGAACGGCACCGACCTGTGCGCACTCGTGCTGTCCGAAGGTCGCGCGCGGCATCACGAACTCAGCGAAGCGCTGACCGAGTTGCAGCGCCGCTACACCGCGCCGTTGATGCGCGTGCTCGCGCAAGGCCAGCAAAGCGGCGAAATCCGCGCCGACATGCCGCTGCGACTGTTGCGCTCGATGGTGTTCGGCCCGATGGAACACGTGCTGTGGGACGCGACGCTCGCGAACCGGCAGATCGATATCGAGGCCACCGCCGATCAGCTGATCGACGTGCTGTGGGCCGCGCTGACGCCCCCCGATCTTGCGCTCAGTGCATTGCAGCGTTTTCACGTCGAAGTGGCGGCGGCGAGCCGGCGCTTTGACGAAGCCAGCGCCGCGCGCCGCAAAAAAAGCGGCTAA
- a CDS encoding DUF72 domain-containing protein, with translation MPAAKSAKESSKQSEKSGEERSDRPKATKKAPTKKSTEAPSKSASAARIRIGIGGWTYAPWRGPFYPEDLTQSRELEYASRHLTSIEINGTFYGLQKPASYEKWFQETPDDFVFSLKAPRYATNRKVLADAGDTIERFFASGVLLLKQKLGPINWQFAPTKKFDADDFEAFLRLLPASIEGQKLLHAVEVRHDSFRTPEFIALARKYKVAVVLAADSEYPQIADITAPFVYARIMGTSDKQAKGYSTKELDAWAERARQLAAGITPDDLETCAEPPATKAKRDVYLYVISGFKERNPAAAMALIKKL, from the coding sequence GTGCCCGCAGCGAAAAGCGCGAAGGAAAGCAGCAAGCAAAGCGAGAAGTCCGGCGAAGAACGCAGCGACAGGCCGAAAGCCACAAAGAAAGCGCCAACGAAAAAATCAACCGAAGCGCCGTCAAAGTCCGCGTCCGCAGCACGCATTCGCATCGGCATCGGCGGCTGGACGTACGCTCCTTGGCGCGGCCCGTTTTATCCGGAAGACCTCACGCAAAGCCGCGAACTCGAATATGCGAGCCGGCATCTGACGTCGATCGAAATCAACGGCACGTTCTATGGTTTGCAGAAACCGGCCAGCTACGAAAAGTGGTTTCAGGAAACCCCCGACGATTTCGTCTTCTCCCTGAAGGCGCCGCGCTACGCGACCAACCGCAAGGTGTTGGCCGATGCCGGCGACACGATCGAGCGCTTCTTCGCAAGCGGCGTGCTGCTGCTCAAACAGAAGCTCGGGCCCATCAACTGGCAGTTCGCGCCGACCAAGAAGTTCGACGCCGACGATTTCGAGGCCTTTCTGAGGCTGCTGCCCGCGAGCATCGAAGGACAGAAGCTGCTGCATGCGGTCGAGGTTCGTCACGATTCGTTCAGGACACCGGAGTTCATCGCGCTGGCGCGCAAGTACAAGGTCGCGGTCGTGCTCGCGGCCGACAGCGAGTATCCGCAGATCGCCGACATCACCGCGCCGTTCGTGTACGCGCGCATCATGGGCACGAGCGACAAGCAAGCCAAAGGTTATTCGACGAAAGAGCTCGACGCATGGGCCGAACGCGCGCGCCAGCTCGCCGCGGGCATCACGCCGGACGATCTGGAAACCTGCGCCGAGCCGCCCGCGACAAAAGCGAAGCGCGACGTCTATCTGTATGTGATCAGCGGCTTCAAGGAGCGCAATCCGGCCGCCGCGATGGCGTTGATCAAGAAGCTCTGA
- a CDS encoding 3-deoxy-7-phosphoheptulonate synthase, whose product MSALDNPLHDQEVGSADATQDTTRIDDVRIGAVRPLISPALLQDELPVPPAVQTLVEKTRVEIADILHGRDDRLVMIVGPCSIHDHDQAIEYARKLKAAADHYRDDLLIVMRVYFEKPRTTVGWKGYINDPRLDGSFRINEGLRRARQLLLDINGLGLATATEFLDLLSPQYIADLIAWGAIGARTTESQSHRQLASGLSCPIGFKNGTDGGVQIAADAIVAARASHAFMGMTKMGMAAIFETRGNDDAHVILRGGKKGPNYDSASVQATCEALRSAGLREQVMIDCSHANSNKSHLRQIEVADDIARQLSAREGRIIGVMLESHLEEGRQDLKAGVPLRYGVSITDACVSWAQTEPVLATLAEATRKRRAG is encoded by the coding sequence TTGAGCGCCCTCGACAATCCCCTGCACGATCAGGAAGTCGGTTCGGCCGACGCCACCCAGGACACCACGCGCATCGACGACGTGCGCATCGGCGCGGTCCGTCCGCTGATTTCGCCGGCGCTGCTGCAGGACGAACTGCCGGTGCCGCCCGCGGTGCAGACGCTGGTCGAGAAGACCCGCGTCGAAATCGCCGACATTCTGCACGGCCGCGACGACCGGCTCGTGATGATCGTCGGGCCCTGTTCGATTCACGACCACGACCAGGCGATCGAATACGCGCGCAAGCTGAAGGCCGCCGCCGATCACTACCGCGACGATCTGCTGATCGTGATGCGCGTGTACTTCGAGAAACCGCGCACGACGGTGGGCTGGAAAGGCTATATCAACGATCCGCGTCTGGACGGCAGCTTCCGCATCAACGAAGGGCTGCGTCGCGCGCGGCAGTTGCTGCTCGATATCAACGGTCTGGGTCTCGCCACCGCGACCGAATTCCTCGACCTGCTGAGCCCGCAATACATCGCCGATCTGATCGCGTGGGGTGCGATCGGCGCGCGTACGACCGAGAGCCAGAGTCATCGTCAGCTCGCGTCGGGACTGAGCTGCCCGATCGGTTTCAAGAACGGCACCGACGGCGGCGTGCAGATCGCCGCCGACGCGATCGTCGCGGCGCGTGCGAGCCACGCGTTCATGGGCATGACGAAAATGGGCATGGCCGCGATCTTCGAAACGCGCGGCAACGACGACGCGCACGTGATCCTGCGCGGCGGCAAGAAAGGACCGAACTACGACAGCGCGTCGGTGCAGGCGACCTGTGAAGCGCTGCGTTCAGCGGGTCTGCGCGAACAGGTGATGATCGACTGCTCGCATGCGAATTCGAACAAGTCGCATCTGCGGCAAATCGAGGTCGCGGACGATATCGCGCGGCAACTGTCGGCGCGCGAAGGCCGCATCATCGGTGTGATGCTCGAAAGTCATCTGGAAGAAGGCCGTCAGGATCTGAAGGCCGGTGTGCCGTTGCGCTACGGCGTGTCGATCACGGATGCCTGCGTGAGCTGGGCGCAGACCGAGCCGGTGCTCGCCACCCTCGCCGAGGCAACCCGCAAACGCCGCGCCGGCTGA
- a CDS encoding HU family DNA-binding protein — MNKQELIDAVAAATGESKAATGQTIDAIVEAVTKAVVGGDTVQLVGFGSFSTGARAARVGRNPSTGEEIQIAAAKTVKFTAGKAFKEAVNAS; from the coding sequence ATGAACAAACAGGAACTGATTGATGCAGTCGCCGCAGCGACGGGCGAAAGCAAAGCGGCAACCGGCCAGACCATCGACGCGATCGTCGAGGCAGTGACCAAGGCCGTGGTGGGCGGCGATACGGTGCAACTGGTCGGTTTCGGTTCGTTCTCGACCGGCGCGCGCGCAGCACGCGTGGGCCGCAATCCGTCGACGGGCGAAGAAATCCAGATCGCCGCGGCCAAGACGGTGAAGTTCACCGCGGGCAAGGCGTTCAAGGAAGCCGTCAACGCGTCGTAA
- a CDS encoding putative bifunctional diguanylate cyclase/phosphodiesterase, whose translation MVWLARLKQVLSVADGDRALMRARLHAFSRQVPLLYFILLVNTAAVAATHLDSAPAWLSIYMPGALAALCVLRCVRWWRKRNRTMTDAQVVRELRGVTWIVGLFGVAFSGWSLLLFPYGGAYQQAQVAFYMATTLVGSMFCLIHLRKAALLLLCIVLLSFSGFLVSSGSPVFFAMAVDMTLVGVALAVVIQLYCRTFADAVQAQRELQASHQNTQRLSDDNYRLANIDSLTGLPNRRSYFAALSAIREQALETGGGFNVGLIDLDGFKQVNDIYGHASGDLVLQEVGTRLVSISETGLMFARLGGDEFGVLVRHKMSNEALVQLGQRICDALSRPYQVADNVAELSGTIGWAAFPDAGSTVAQVFERADAALYVGKENRRGMPVIFSTEHETQMRRLSLVTQELRHADLEAELFLEFQPIYDLLTHRPIGLEALGRWHNARLGMVRPEEFIRIAERTELILGITDVLLRQALAEVAHWPADLYLSFNLSAIDISTSARARRLIHIVAASGVSPHRVTFEITETALTRDFEQAHSAMTMLKQAGCRMSLDDFGTGYSSLSYVHRLPFDAIKIDRSFVSDVDTNSASKKIIKSVIDLCRNLGLECVVEGLETPLQAQVVKALGARAVQGYLFSLPMRASAVGTFLWTALAQSHAAETHS comes from the coding sequence ATGGTTTGGCTCGCAAGACTGAAGCAGGTACTGTCGGTCGCCGACGGTGACCGTGCGCTGATGCGTGCGCGCTTGCACGCGTTCAGCCGCCAGGTACCGCTTCTCTACTTCATCCTGCTCGTCAACACGGCGGCGGTCGCGGCGACGCATCTGGACAGCGCGCCGGCCTGGCTGTCGATATATATGCCCGGCGCGCTCGCCGCGCTGTGTGTGCTTCGCTGCGTGCGCTGGTGGCGCAAACGCAACCGGACGATGACGGACGCCCAGGTGGTCCGCGAATTGCGCGGCGTGACGTGGATCGTCGGCCTGTTCGGCGTCGCGTTCAGCGGCTGGTCGCTGCTGCTGTTCCCGTACGGCGGTGCGTATCAGCAGGCGCAGGTCGCGTTCTACATGGCGACGACGCTGGTCGGCAGCATGTTCTGCCTGATCCACCTGCGCAAGGCCGCGCTTCTGTTGCTTTGCATCGTCCTCCTTAGTTTCTCCGGGTTCCTCGTGTCCAGCGGCTCGCCGGTGTTCTTCGCGATGGCCGTCGACATGACGCTGGTCGGCGTCGCGCTCGCGGTGGTCATCCAGCTTTACTGCCGCACGTTTGCGGACGCCGTGCAAGCGCAACGCGAACTACAGGCAAGCCATCAAAACACCCAACGGCTCAGCGACGACAACTACCGGCTCGCCAACATCGACAGCCTGACCGGCCTGCCGAACCGGCGCAGCTATTTCGCGGCGCTGAGCGCGATCCGCGAGCAGGCGCTCGAAACCGGCGGCGGCTTCAACGTCGGGCTCATCGATCTGGACGGCTTCAAGCAGGTCAACGACATATATGGTCACGCGAGCGGCGATCTCGTGCTGCAGGAAGTCGGCACGCGGCTCGTGTCGATCAGCGAGACGGGGCTGATGTTCGCGCGTCTGGGCGGCGACGAATTCGGCGTGCTCGTGCGTCACAAGATGTCGAACGAAGCGCTGGTTCAGTTGGGGCAGCGGATCTGCGACGCGCTCAGTCGGCCTTACCAGGTCGCCGACAATGTCGCGGAGCTGTCGGGCACGATCGGCTGGGCCGCGTTTCCCGACGCGGGCTCGACGGTCGCGCAAGTGTTCGAACGCGCCGACGCCGCCCTCTATGTCGGCAAGGAGAACCGCCGCGGCATGCCGGTGATTTTCTCGACCGAACACGAAACGCAGATGCGGCGGCTAAGCCTCGTCACCCAGGAGTTGCGCCACGCGGATCTCGAAGCGGAGCTATTCCTCGAGTTCCAGCCGATCTACGATCTGCTCACCCACCGGCCGATCGGCCTCGAAGCGCTCGGGCGATGGCACAACGCGCGGCTCGGCATGGTCAGGCCGGAGGAATTCATTCGGATCGCAGAGCGTACCGAACTGATTCTCGGCATCACCGATGTGCTGCTGCGCCAGGCGCTCGCCGAAGTCGCACACTGGCCGGCCGATCTGTATCTGTCGTTCAACCTGTCCGCGATCGATATCTCGACGTCGGCACGCGCCCGCCGCCTGATCCACATCGTCGCCGCAAGCGGTGTGTCGCCGCATCGCGTGACGTTCGAAATCACCGAAACCGCGTTGACGCGCGATTTCGAGCAGGCGCACAGTGCGATGACGATGCTGAAGCAGGCCGGCTGCCGGATGTCGCTCGACGATTTCGGCACCGGCTATTCGAGCCTCAGCTACGTGCATCGCTTGCCATTCGACGCGATCAAGATCGATCGCAGCTTCGTCTCCGACGTCGATACCAACAGCGCATCGAAGAAGATCATCAAATCCGTGATCGACCTGTGCCGCAACCTCGGACTCGAATGCGTGGTGGAAGGACTCGAAACGCCATTGCAGGCCCAGGTCGTGAAGGCGCTCGGCGCGCGCGCGGTGCAAGGCTATCTGTTCAGCCTGCCGATGCGGGCAAGCGCGGTCGGCACGTTCCTATGGACCGCGCTCGCGCAAAGCCATGCGGCGGAGACGCATTCGTAG
- a CDS encoding DUF899 domain-containing protein has product MNDANTSMHTLKPARELPDLPQRFPGESAEYRRARNALLAEEIELRRQIERVAAQRRALPAGGIVPQDYRFDGEAGPVTLAQMFGAHDTLVTYNWMFGPQRARPCPMCTSLLSAWDGEMPDILQRVAFVVIGRSPIDRLVAFKQERGWRHLRLYSSGGNTFNRDYAAEDPAGDDVPALNVFTRTGGVVRHFWAEEMGPSTSDPGQDPRGAPDLMPLWTILDMTPGGRGTDWYPKLAY; this is encoded by the coding sequence ATGAACGACGCAAACACATCGATGCATACGCTAAAACCGGCCCGCGAACTGCCCGACCTGCCTCAACGCTTTCCCGGCGAGAGCGCCGAATATCGACGCGCGCGCAACGCGTTGCTCGCCGAGGAGATCGAGCTGCGCCGCCAGATTGAGCGCGTCGCCGCGCAGCGCCGCGCGCTGCCGGCGGGCGGCATCGTGCCGCAGGATTACCGCTTCGACGGCGAAGCCGGCCCGGTCACGCTAGCGCAGATGTTCGGCGCGCACGACACACTGGTGACCTACAACTGGATGTTCGGACCGCAACGCGCGCGGCCGTGCCCGATGTGCACGTCGCTATTGAGTGCGTGGGACGGCGAAATGCCCGATATCCTGCAGCGCGTCGCGTTCGTGGTGATCGGCCGCTCGCCGATCGACAGGCTCGTCGCGTTCAAGCAGGAGCGTGGCTGGCGGCATCTGCGGCTCTATTCGTCGGGCGGCAATACGTTCAATCGCGATTACGCAGCCGAAGATCCCGCCGGCGACGACGTTCCCGCGCTCAACGTATTCACGCGCACGGGCGGTGTCGTGCGGCACTTCTGGGCCGAGGAGATGGGGCCATCGACGTCGGACCCCGGGCAGGACCCGCGCGGCGCGCCCGATCTGATGCCGCTATGGACGATCCTCGACATGACCCCCGGCGGCCGCGGCACCGACTGGTATCCGAAGCTGGCGTACTGA
- a CDS encoding LysR substrate-binding domain-containing protein: MPLRLPPLPALRFFEAAGRHQSFKLAAAELNVTPSAISHGIVGLEEALGVELFVREPRGISLTAVGADYLSYVSEAFSLIAIGTQRLPNYRADRSITLSCAPTFASRWLLPRLAGFRARWPNINVSVDTSRRQVGFPVDGFDFAIRMSRAPVAGTAWTRLFGERFVPVCSPAHLATLRDEHGVPSLRRATLIHVNAASEDWQAWLDATGTGGIDMDAGLHVDTIQLAFEAASMGLGVALGRKPLVDGDLASGALVEACAPTIASTTAYWLVSAENADSAIRRPELADFRRWLVDEAAAFDVHADAAADGDLAAYR; encoded by the coding sequence ATGCCGCTTCGTCTGCCACCCCTGCCAGCGCTCCGTTTTTTCGAAGCGGCCGGCAGGCATCAAAGTTTCAAGCTCGCCGCCGCCGAGCTGAACGTCACGCCGAGCGCGATCAGTCATGGCATCGTCGGGCTCGAGGAAGCGCTCGGCGTCGAGCTGTTCGTGCGCGAGCCGCGCGGCATCTCGCTGACGGCGGTTGGCGCGGATTATCTGTCGTACGTGTCCGAGGCCTTTTCGCTGATCGCGATCGGCACGCAGCGTCTGCCCAATTACCGCGCGGATCGGTCGATCACGCTCAGCTGCGCGCCGACCTTCGCGTCGCGCTGGCTGCTGCCGCGCCTCGCGGGTTTTCGCGCGCGCTGGCCAAATATCAACGTGAGCGTGGATACATCGCGCCGCCAGGTCGGTTTCCCGGTCGACGGCTTCGATTTCGCGATCCGCATGAGCCGAGCGCCGGTCGCCGGCACCGCATGGACGCGCCTGTTCGGCGAGCGTTTCGTGCCCGTGTGCAGCCCCGCTCACCTGGCGACGCTGCGCGACGAGCACGGCGTCCCGAGCCTGCGACGCGCGACGCTGATTCACGTGAACGCCGCGAGTGAAGACTGGCAGGCGTGGCTCGATGCAACCGGCACCGGCGGCATCGATATGGACGCCGGCTTGCACGTCGACACGATCCAGCTCGCCTTCGAAGCGGCCAGTATGGGCCTCGGCGTTGCGCTCGGCCGCAAGCCGCTGGTCGATGGCGATCTGGCGAGCGGCGCGCTGGTCGAGGCTTGCGCGCCCACCATCGCATCCACCACCGCGTACTGGCTGGTCAGCGCGGAGAATGCGGACAGCGCGATCCGGCGGCCCGAGCTCGCCGATTTCAGGCGCTGGCTCGTCGACGAGGCGGCGGCCTTCGACGTGCATGCCGACGCGGCCGCGGACGGCGATCTGGCAGCCTACAGGTGA
- a CDS encoding MFS transporter, giving the protein MSTTHTGQPTPAVAPATTVTTTIVIVAAALILSAAMGIRQTFGLFIGPFSFDRGLPVTLIAFAIALHNLVWGFAQPFAGAAADRYGSAPVVGFGASTFAAGLALSAVAPSGALLVIGMGLLVGIGVSCTTFSVVLPAVGRMASPEKRSVAMGLVSAGGSAGQVLMVPLVQGIRLHAGIATSLFVLAFVMLLIAPLGIVLDRRARMHAAGQVRFDDAPATPLREVLSQATRHRGYRLLTLGFFTCGFQLAFIATHLPAYLTLCHMPIGLGATALALIGLFNMAGSWACGWLGGRFRQHHVLGWLYLIRSATIATFFALPKSAVSVVIFAAVMGLTWLGTVPLTSGLVAKVFGTRHLGSLFGVCFLSHQIGSFLGAWLGGLVFDLTGSYSLIWVATVAAGLLAALLHFPIDDTAVTTPARHAPRPAQA; this is encoded by the coding sequence ATGTCGACCACCCACACCGGACAACCCACCCCCGCCGTCGCTCCGGCGACGACCGTCACCACCACGATCGTGATCGTCGCCGCCGCGCTGATCCTGAGCGCCGCGATGGGCATCCGCCAGACTTTCGGCTTGTTCATCGGCCCGTTCTCATTCGACCGCGGTCTGCCGGTCACGTTGATCGCCTTCGCGATCGCGCTGCACAACCTCGTGTGGGGCTTCGCGCAGCCGTTCGCGGGCGCGGCTGCGGATCGCTATGGCTCGGCGCCGGTCGTCGGGTTCGGCGCTTCGACGTTCGCGGCCGGACTCGCGCTGTCGGCGGTCGCGCCGAGCGGCGCACTGCTGGTGATCGGCATGGGGCTGCTGGTCGGCATCGGCGTCAGCTGCACGACTTTCAGCGTGGTGTTGCCGGCGGTCGGCCGCATGGCGTCGCCGGAGAAGCGCAGCGTCGCGATGGGCCTCGTCAGCGCCGGCGGCTCCGCCGGACAGGTGCTGATGGTGCCGCTCGTGCAAGGCATCCGGTTGCACGCGGGCATCGCGACCTCGCTATTCGTGCTCGCGTTCGTGATGCTGCTGATCGCGCCGCTCGGCATCGTGCTCGACCGTCGCGCGCGGATGCATGCGGCGGGCCAGGTCCGGTTCGACGACGCGCCCGCGACTCCGCTGCGCGAAGTTCTGTCACAAGCGACGCGCCATCGCGGCTACCGCCTGCTGACGCTCGGCTTCTTCACCTGCGGCTTCCAGCTCGCGTTCATCGCGACGCATCTGCCCGCGTATCTGACGCTGTGTCATATGCCGATCGGGCTGGGCGCCACCGCGCTTGCGCTGATCGGCCTGTTCAATATGGCGGGCAGTTGGGCGTGCGGCTGGCTCGGCGGCCGGTTCCGCCAGCATCATGTGCTCGGCTGGCTTTATCTGATTCGCAGCGCGACGATCGCCACGTTCTTCGCGCTGCCGAAAAGCGCGGTGTCCGTGGTGATTTTCGCGGCCGTGATGGGCCTGACGTGGCTCGGTACCGTACCGCTGACGAGCGGGCTCGTCGCCAAGGTGTTCGGCACGCGTCACCTCGGCAGCCTGTTCGGCGTGTGCTTTCTGAGCCATCAGATCGGCTCGTTTCTCGGCGCGTGGCTCGGTGGCCTCGTGTTCGATCTGACGGGTTCGTACTCGCTGATCTGGGTAGCGACGGTCGCGGCGGGATTGCTCGCGGCGCTGCTGCATTTCCCGATCGACGACACGGCGGTGACGACGCCCGCGCGGCATGCGCCGCGTCCCGCGCAGGCGTGA